In Monodelphis domestica isolate mMonDom1 chromosome 3, mMonDom1.pri, whole genome shotgun sequence, the following proteins share a genomic window:
- the LOC103093627 gene encoding serine protease 57-like: protein MRAPGISALLSWVAALGQLTSSGAHQGQIVGGQEARPHSYPYAVSIQYGGEHFCGGSLIRPQWVLTAAHCEVSKNLTDFKIVLGAHSLLTPEPTQQVFGILRAVPYPLYNAQEDTSDLQLLKLNGTALFTRSVGLVSLPRWNTAVLPGTQCHVCGWGDTTGLSDPATVLMETSVVVVTPKACNSSWNGVINQDMVCALGSVRGQFRGVCGGDSGGPLICQGRLQGVVSFSTPLCGHPRFPDVYARVSTFIPWIYDVLQHY from the exons ATGAGGGCCCCCGGGATCTCCGCGCTCCTGTCCTGGGTGGCCGCCCTGGGCCAGCTGACCTCCTCAG GAGCCCATCAAGGCCAAATTGTGGGGGGCCAAGAAGCAAGACCCCACTCCTACCCCTATGCGGTCTCCATCCAGTACGGGGGTGAGCACTTCTGCGGGGGGTCCCTCATCCGGCCCCAGTGGGTGCTCACAGCTGCCCACTGTGAGGTCTCCAA GAACCTAACTGACTTCAAAATAGTTCTGGGTGCTCACTCCCTGCTGACCCCAGAGCCCACCCAGCAGGTGTTTGGGATCCTTCGGGCTGTCCCTTATCCACTCTATAATGCCCAGGAAGATACCAGTGACCTACAGCTGCTCAAG CTCAATGGCACTGCTTTGTTCACAAGATCAGTGGGGCTGGTCAGCCTTCCCAGATGGAACACAGCAGTCCTCCCAGGGACTCAGTGCCACGTGTGTGGCTGGGGAGACACCACAGGCCTGAGTGATCCTGCAACCGTACTCATGGAGACATCTGTCGTGGTGGTAACCCCGAAGGCCTGCAACAGCTCCTGGAATGGAGTCATCAACCAGGATATGGTCTGCGCTTTGGGCTCTGTGAGAGGCCAGTTCCGGGGTGTCTGTGGG GGAGACTCCGGGGGACCACTCATCTGCCAAGGGAGGCTTCAAGGTGTGGTGTCCTTCTCAACACCCCTCTGTGGGCACCCACGCTTCCCTGATGTCTATGCTCGTGTCTCTACCTTCATACCCTGGATCTATGATGTATTGCAACACTATTGA
- the LOC100024552 gene encoding serine protease 57-like translates to MLALSLLFPMDPQGWLLTGILTFFLGCGGLPGCKSGRIIGGREVKPHSRPYMASVRFMGHHHCGGVLFMAQWVMTAAHCFFNKNSSLSLIVLGAHSTNNPEPTQQTFTIQQSILHPGYDPQTHQNDLCLLKLDHKATLSSSVGLVKLPRAGVDPKHGTRCLVSGWGSLSDFGHPSPGLMEADVSVLDRRTCNSSWKGQVSSKMLCAISGKWKRVGFCTADSGGPLICGTQALGIVSFSGTWCGDPKTPDVYTLISAFITWIRSVTQKSTLTPFPS, encoded by the exons ATGCTGGCACTGAGTCTACTGTTTCCCATGGACCCCCAAG GCTGGCTTCTGACAGGTATCCTTACCTTTTTCCTTGGCTGTGGTGGGCTCCCAGGCTGTAAGAGTGGTCGAATTATTGGTGGCCGAGAGGTAAAGCCACACTCCAGGCCCTATATGGCTTCTGTGCGCTTTATGGGTCATCATCACTGTGGAGGAGTGCTTTTCATGGCCCAGTGGGTGATGACGGCAGCCCACTGCTTCTTCAACAA AAACAGCAGCCTTAGCCTGATAGTGCTGGGTGCCCACTCCACCAACAACCCTGAGCCCACTCAACAAACGTTCACCATCCAGCAATCTATCCTGCACCCGGGCTATGACCCCCAGACGCATCAAAATGACCTTTGTCTGCTGAAG CTAGATCACAAGGCTACCCTCAGCTCCTCAGTGGGACTAGTGAAGCTGCCCAGGGCAGGTGTGGACCCCAAGCACGGCACACGGTGCCTGGTGTCAGGCTGGGGCTCTCTGTCTGACTTCGGACACCCATCACCAGGCTTAATGGAGGCGGACGTGAGTGTGCTGGATCGGAGGACCTGTAACAGCAGCTGGAAAGGCCAAGTCAGCAGCAAGATGCTTTGTGCCATTAGTGGGAAATGGAAGCGCGTAGGCTTCTGCACG GCGGACTCTGGAGGGCCCCTGATCTGTGGAACACAAGCCCTGGGCATTGTCTCCTTCTCCGGCACCTGGTGTGGAGACCCCAAGACTCCAGATGTCTACACACTTATCTCTGCCTTCATCACTTGGATCCGGAGTGTGACTCAGAAATCCACTcttactcccttcccctcctag